The Raphanus sativus cultivar WK10039 unplaced genomic scaffold, ASM80110v3 Scaffold0700, whole genome shotgun sequence nucleotide sequence TTTTGACCATCCTATGCCATTTTCAAAACTTTGCCATAAATGACCcattttaaacaataaactaagttgttgttcaaaaaaaagttgttcAAAAGAAATAACAATAGACTAAGCTCAGGGATCCACTACAGCTACAAAATTTCTCAAATTTCATACCAAACACCAAGTTAGTTAACTATAATGTAATacctaatgttttttttttttgctaaaacgtAATACCTAATGCTGGAAGGTAGAGAAGGCCACTTGTTGAGGTCCTTCAAGACAAGAGGCAGATAATGGAGAAAGTAATAATCATTCCAATCAAGAATAGCTCCTTTTTCCACACCCAATCTGCTTCCGTATCCTTCATAGGTACTTGGGGAGTTTGAGTAAACTTCTTTGGCCTCAACAGGCAAATTGAAGAAGCTTCTCCAAGCTTCTCTAGCCGCTTCCATCAGCTCCGGCGTCACCCCATGGTTGATCACCTGAAAATAGGACCATGCATGCGTATAAACCGAAACAAATAGGTCAGTATATTCGTATACTCAACTGAATTTGCTGCAATAAATATGAGAGTCCatgaaaaaatagttaaaaacatgcattaaaacaaaattaatttggcacaaaaaacaaaattaattatagaaacaaatatattagtttgaaataaaattatagattatttatattaatttatcatattaaacCGAGCAACCAAAAGTTGTAAAATCAAGTTCAATCAAAACCATTGTATTTAACTTGacaaatcaaaaagaaaaccGATAGTGGAACCAAACCGAAACATCAAAGTTCATTTTTACCTGGAAGAACCCAAACTCACGGCATGCCTCCGATATCCTCTCCTTTTCGTCTTCGTTGCCGGAGAAGAGGCTGTTTAGGTCTACGACTGGGATATTGATGGCGGCAGTTTTCGGTTGGTGGTTGATGATGATAGTTTGATCAGGGCGTTCAGACGGCGGCTTGATGTAACGGTCGGGGACGGTAGCAAGGTTGCTCTCGGCTAGGGACTGCACTCGGACGGTTGGTTCTGGCCACTTTTCTCCGAGGCCGTTCTTGGTACTGTCGTGTTCGCTCATGGTGTTGAGGCCGTTCTTGTCCGTGGTCTCTTTCTTGAGCATAATCTCGTTTTGGTGGTTCATGTTTTCTGCTTAGGCTAATTGATCTTCCTTCTTGCTCTTCTAATAttgtttatgaaaaatattgaaGTAGTGTTATCTATTTATAGGGTGATTATATGGTTAGAGACAAAGAAAGAGAAAGCCATAAGGGGAAAGAAACgtgattaacaaaaatataataaataaaagatttggaattttaagttacaaaaaaaaagacttggaATTTTTGCATGTGGTTTATTAATTAGCCATGTTAGCTATCTTTCTCTGTAGAAAGTAACGGATGGAACCG carries:
- the LOC130502826 gene encoding jasmonate-induced oxygenase 1-like isoform X2, coding for MNHQNEIMLKKETTDKNGLNTMSEHDSTKNGLGEKWPEPTVRVQSLAESNLATVPDRYIKPPSERPDQTIIINHQPKTAAINIPVVDLNSLFSGNEDEKERISEACREFGFFQVINHGVTPELMEAAREAWRSFFNLPVEAKEVYSNSPSTYEGYGSRLGVEKGAILDWNDYYFLHYLPLVLKDLNKWPSLPSSIREVMDEYGEELVKLGERLARVLSSNLGLKEEQLQEAFGGEDVGACMRVNYYPKCPRPELALGLSPHSDPGGLTILLPDDKVVGLQVRYDDTWITVNSLPHAFIVNLGDQIQILSNSIYKSSEHRVIVNSQKERVSLAFFYNPKSDIPIQPLQQLVTSTNPPLYPPMSFDEYRLFIRTQGPRGKAYVESHISPLVN